Proteins found in one Paenibacillus sp. FSL R10-2782 genomic segment:
- a CDS encoding helix-turn-helix transcriptional regulator, with amino-acid sequence MDVKNRYHFKLGDILEELDITRNRLAVEAKIRPATVIDMVNGKTKRLELETLVHILDALNKFARQRRFTRTITLADIVEYIPEDEIEKH; translated from the coding sequence ATGGATGTTAAAAATAGATACCATTTTAAACTTGGCGACATCTTGGAAGAACTTGATATTACACGTAACAGACTGGCCGTAGAAGCGAAAATACGTCCGGCTACCGTCATTGACATGGTAAATGGAAAAACCAAAAGACTTGAACTGGAAACACTCGTCCACATACTTGATGCTCTGAACAAATTTGCCCGCCAACGGAGATTTACACGAACTATTACTCTTGCTGATATCGTAGAATACATTCCTGAGGATGAAATTGAGAAGCATTGA
- a CDS encoding cysteine ABC transporter substrate-binding protein, which translates to MKKGLKLTVLLLAVSLLLIGMTGCAGAGGNANGSSGSAKFASIEDIKKNGKIRIGVFADKPPFGYVDSEGKNQGFDVYIAKRFAKDLLGDESKVEFVLVDAASRVAYLQSNKVDIIMANFTVTDERKEKVDFSNPYMKLSFGIVSPDSAPITTIDQLKNSDQKLIVAKGTTAETYFTKNYPDIKLLKFDQYTEIFSALKDKRGAAIANDNTELIAWAKANPGFTVTIPAFGGQDTIAPAVAKGNKELLDWINNELDTLGKENFVHQAYKDTLTPVYGEGFTDQLVVEGGKVD; encoded by the coding sequence ATGAAAAAAGGGTTGAAGTTAACGGTATTATTGCTGGCAGTAAGCTTGTTGCTTATCGGAATGACGGGCTGCGCGGGAGCAGGCGGCAATGCCAATGGCAGTTCTGGCTCGGCAAAATTTGCCTCAATTGAGGACATTAAAAAGAACGGCAAAATCCGAATTGGTGTTTTCGCGGATAAGCCACCGTTTGGCTACGTGGATTCGGAAGGGAAGAATCAGGGCTTTGACGTATATATTGCGAAACGATTTGCAAAGGATCTTCTGGGCGATGAGTCCAAGGTAGAGTTCGTGCTGGTGGATGCCGCGAGCCGGGTCGCTTATTTGCAATCCAACAAGGTAGACATCATCATGGCTAACTTTACCGTAACGGACGAGCGTAAAGAAAAGGTCGATTTTTCCAACCCGTACATGAAATTATCCTTTGGCATTGTATCACCGGACAGCGCTCCGATCACTACAATTGATCAATTGAAAAATTCGGATCAGAAGCTGATTGTCGCAAAAGGAACGACGGCTGAGACCTATTTTACGAAAAATTATCCTGACATCAAGTTGCTCAAATTCGATCAATACACGGAAATTTTCTCAGCCCTCAAAGACAAACGTGGCGCTGCCATCGCTAACGATAATACAGAGCTGATCGCCTGGGCGAAAGCCAACCCCGGCTTCACCGTAACCATTCCGGCCTTTGGCGGCCAGGATACCATTGCCCCCGCAGTAGCGAAGGGAAATAAAGAGCTGCTGGACTGGATCAACAACGAGTTGGATACGCTGGGTAAAGAGAACTTTGTCCATCAAGCCTACAAGGACACACTGACCCCTGTTTACGGAGAGGGCTTCACAGACCAATTGGTCGTAGAAGGCGGCAAAGTGGACTGA
- a CDS encoding amino acid ABC transporter ATP-binding protein, with amino-acid sequence MAEAVEVLLEIRGLDKSFGDRKVLQQIDLEVTKGEVVVVLGPSGCGKSTLLRCLNGLEPVQGGEIRYRGQDLTDNKVNWREIRQHIGMVFQNYELFPHMTVLENILLGPLKVQRRNKQEALKQAEQLLERIGLLDRKDAYPRELSGGQKQRIAIVRALCMNPEIMLFDEVTASLDPEMVREVLDVMRELARQGMTMIIVTHEMGFAKSVGDRIVFMDQGQICEMTTPQQFFTQPETERAQHFLDIFQYETT; translated from the coding sequence ATGGCAGAGGCTGTGGAGGTTTTGCTGGAGATTCGAGGGCTTGATAAAAGCTTCGGTGATCGAAAGGTACTCCAACAGATTGATCTGGAGGTAACGAAGGGGGAGGTCGTAGTTGTTCTTGGCCCCTCGGGCTGTGGAAAAAGTACACTTCTGCGATGCCTCAATGGTCTGGAGCCAGTCCAAGGCGGAGAAATTCGATATAGAGGGCAGGATCTTACGGACAACAAAGTGAATTGGCGGGAGATACGGCAGCATATCGGGATGGTATTCCAGAACTATGAGCTGTTTCCCCATATGACCGTCTTGGAAAATATATTGCTAGGCCCGCTTAAAGTGCAGCGGAGAAACAAGCAGGAAGCGCTCAAGCAAGCGGAGCAATTATTGGAACGGATCGGTTTGTTGGATCGCAAGGATGCGTATCCGAGAGAGTTATCAGGCGGACAAAAGCAGCGGATTGCGATTGTACGCGCATTGTGTATGAACCCTGAAATTATGCTCTTTGACGAAGTCACGGCATCCTTGGACCCGGAAATGGTCAGGGAGGTGCTGGATGTGATGCGAGAACTGGCGCGACAGGGAATGACGATGATTATCGTGACGCATGAGATGGGATTCGCCAAGTCGGTGGGGGATCGCATCGTGTTTATGGATCAAGGACAAATATGCGAAATGACCACGCCACAGCAATTTTTTACCCAACCGGAAACAGAGCGTGCCCAGCACTTTCTGGATATATTTCAGTATGAAACTACATAA
- a CDS encoding amino acid ABC transporter permease, with the protein MQNSGINVLFEGSNFERLLGGLLVTMEIAFISIVIGTVLGIVMGLLRTLKSGPIRFVLRFYLETFRIIPILVWLYVVYFGFTPLLNVNISGELTAIIVFSLWGAAEIGDIVRGALESLPKHQVESGQALGLTYGQLYRHVLIPQAVRRMLPGSINLATRMIKTTSLVVLIGVVEVVKVGQQIIELGVIKAPAASFWVYGFIFILYFLVCYPLSRLSKRFERRWQN; encoded by the coding sequence ATGCAGAATTCGGGAATTAATGTGCTTTTTGAAGGTTCCAATTTTGAGCGTCTGTTAGGTGGATTACTCGTTACGATGGAAATTGCATTTATTTCGATAGTGATCGGCACAGTGCTGGGCATCGTGATGGGGTTATTGCGCACTTTAAAGTCGGGACCGATTCGATTCGTATTACGGTTTTATCTGGAGACGTTTCGTATCATTCCGATTTTGGTTTGGCTGTATGTCGTGTACTTCGGCTTCACGCCTTTGCTGAATGTGAACATTAGCGGGGAGCTAACGGCAATTATCGTGTTTAGCCTATGGGGTGCGGCGGAGATCGGTGACATTGTTCGTGGTGCGCTCGAATCGTTGCCCAAGCATCAAGTGGAATCCGGGCAAGCACTCGGTCTAACGTATGGACAGTTATACCGTCATGTGCTCATTCCTCAGGCGGTGCGCCGAATGCTGCCGGGTTCTATTAATTTGGCAACACGGATGATCAAAACAACATCATTGGTGGTGCTGATTGGCGTGGTAGAGGTGGTAAAGGTCGGACAGCAGATTATTGAGCTTGGCGTAATTAAAGCGCCAGCGGCATCCTTTTGGGTGTACGGCTTTATTTTTATACTATATTTTCTCGTATGCTATCCGTTGTCCAGACTTTCCAAAAGATTCGAACGCAGATGGCAAAATTAG
- a CDS encoding amino acid ABC transporter permease, which translates to MNLDWEFIVESLPLYGEAMWLTLKIAFWAILFSLIVGLLCSIVLYYKVKGISGIITAYIELSRNTPLLVQLYFLYYGFTKIGLHMSEMTCAIVGMTFLGGGYMAEAFRGGIEAVSKTQTESGLSLGLSKVQLARYVILPQAFAISVPSLGANAIFLLKETSIVGAIALLDIMNVAKDLIGMYYKTAESLILLVLAYLILLLPLSMLLTWVERKVRYAEFGN; encoded by the coding sequence ATGAATCTAGACTGGGAGTTTATCGTAGAGAGCTTACCACTGTATGGTGAGGCGATGTGGCTTACATTGAAGATTGCTTTTTGGGCCATCCTCTTTTCGCTGATCGTCGGTTTGTTGTGCAGTATTGTGTTGTATTACAAGGTGAAGGGAATTAGCGGCATTATTACAGCGTATATCGAGCTTTCCCGCAATACACCATTGCTGGTACAACTGTATTTTCTGTATTATGGCTTTACCAAAATAGGTCTGCATATGAGTGAAATGACTTGTGCCATCGTCGGTATGACCTTTTTGGGCGGAGGGTATATGGCAGAGGCGTTCCGTGGCGGGATTGAAGCGGTAAGTAAAACTCAGACGGAATCCGGGCTTAGCTTGGGACTGTCCAAGGTGCAACTGGCGCGGTATGTTATTTTGCCACAGGCCTTTGCTATCAGTGTTCCATCGTTGGGTGCGAATGCGATTTTTCTGCTCAAGGAAACCTCCATTGTTGGCGCCATTGCCTTGCTAGATATTATGAATGTGGCAAAAGACCTGATCGGCATGTACTACAAAACGGCGGAATCGCTGATTTTGCTGGTGCTGGCTTATCTTATCCTGCTTTTGCCTTTGTCGATGCTGCTGACATGGGTGGAAAGGAAGGTGCGATATGCAGAATTCGGGAATTAA
- a CDS encoding SulP family inorganic anion transporter: protein MNLRQQWFGNIRADILAGMTVALALIPEAIAFSIIAGVNPMVGLYASISMAIVISFAGGRPAMISAATGAVAVLVVGLVKDHGVEYLFAATILAGIIQVLLGVLKIGRFISFISQPVMTGFVNALAILVFMAQLTHFHGANWIMYAMVAATLLIVYILPKFVKSIPAPLTAIVIMTIITYTLGLNVKTVGDIGTLTSSLPSFHLPQIEWSLHTLWILLPYSFTMALVGLLESLLTASILDEMTETKSNKNREARGQGIANFVNGFFGGMGGCAMIGQSVINVSSGGRGRLSTFTAGVFLAFLLLVLGGVVKEVPMGALVGVMFMVCIGTVDWNSLRNIARVPKADTFIMVTTVVIVVATHDLSKGVIVGVLLSALHFGWKMAKIRISATEDDDEKVYHVRGPMFFASTTHFVDHFEPSDDPKRVVVDFSQSHIWDHSAVTAIGKVLQKYTKSGKLITLRGLNEESRLIVEKLGGPVVTEPLV from the coding sequence ATGAATCTTAGACAACAATGGTTCGGTAATATCCGGGCCGATATACTTGCGGGCATGACCGTGGCGCTGGCGCTGATCCCGGAGGCGATTGCCTTCTCGATCATTGCCGGTGTCAATCCGATGGTCGGACTGTACGCCTCCATCTCAATGGCAATTGTTATTTCTTTTGCAGGCGGACGTCCGGCGATGATCTCGGCAGCAACCGGGGCTGTAGCGGTATTGGTCGTCGGTTTGGTGAAGGATCATGGCGTGGAATATCTGTTTGCGGCTACTATTTTGGCAGGTATTATTCAGGTGCTGCTGGGTGTTTTGAAAATAGGGCGCTTTATAAGCTTTATTTCCCAACCGGTTATGACCGGGTTTGTGAATGCGCTGGCGATCCTCGTCTTTATGGCGCAGCTCACTCACTTTCACGGAGCCAATTGGATCATGTACGCGATGGTGGCGGCTACATTGCTCATTGTGTATATTTTGCCGAAGTTTGTGAAAAGCATTCCCGCTCCATTGACGGCAATCGTCATCATGACGATCATCACGTATACGCTCGGGTTAAATGTCAAAACCGTAGGCGATATCGGCACGCTGACCAGCTCACTGCCTTCATTTCATTTGCCGCAGATTGAGTGGTCGTTGCATACCTTGTGGATTTTGCTGCCATATTCCTTTACGATGGCGCTGGTGGGACTGCTGGAATCACTGCTGACAGCCAGTATTTTGGATGAAATGACCGAAACGAAAAGCAATAAAAACCGGGAAGCCCGTGGGCAAGGAATTGCCAACTTTGTAAATGGTTTTTTCGGCGGTATGGGTGGCTGTGCCATGATCGGACAATCCGTTATTAATGTTAGCTCGGGAGGCAGAGGGCGTTTGTCCACCTTCACGGCAGGGGTGTTTCTGGCCTTTCTGCTGCTGGTGCTCGGCGGGGTTGTGAAGGAAGTACCGATGGGCGCACTGGTGGGAGTTATGTTTATGGTGTGTATCGGGACAGTGGACTGGAATTCGCTCCGAAATATCGCCAGGGTTCCCAAAGCGGACACATTTATCATGGTTACGACGGTCGTCATTGTGGTGGCTACGCATGATTTGTCCAAGGGTGTTATTGTGGGCGTGCTGCTGAGTGCCCTGCATTTTGGCTGGAAAATGGCTAAAATCCGCATCAGCGCAACAGAGGACGACGATGAAAAGGTGTACCATGTTAGAGGTCCGATGTTTTTCGCTTCGACGACTCATTTTGTCGATCATTTTGAACCTTCGGATGATCCGAAACGCGTGGTGGTGGATTTCAGCCAATCGCATATTTGGGATCATTCTGCGGTAACGGCTATTGGAAAGGTGTTGCAAAAGTACACGAAGTCCGGTAAATTGATTACTCTACGGGGACTAAATGAGGAAAGCCGCTTGATTGTGGAAAAGCTCGGCGGTCCTGTAGTTACGGAGCCACTGGTGTGA
- a CDS encoding AarF/ABC1/UbiB kinase family protein, which produces MAVRIKHAGRYREIAMALVRHGFGYMVEEMGLFQLLSLPRKWLMRETPESKTLGERIRLVLEDLGPAFIKLGQLASTRADLLPEPIIRELVKLQDQVPPFSAETARGILEQELDTSLEDIMIRFDDVPLAAASIGQVHLGKLHSGELVAIKIQRPGVNRIIRRDLDILRELTAIAVKRWEWVGRYQLSQMVEELGRSLIQELDYNHEARNTEKISLQFEQDPHIQIPKIYWDHTSSRVLTMEFLDGTHLGNREELLRRGYDLKDLAQRLVNSMLHQIFIEGFFHADPHPGNLLVLKNGSLAYLDFGMTGRLSEEMKNHLASLIIALMRKNTDAMVRAIERLGLVEPDTDMNALRADLDKMREDYSDVPFSQVSIGDALNDLFGAAQRHRIGLPSDVLLLGKSLLTLEGVIEHLDPDLSILALAEPFGNKLLKERFSGRRIRGKLLGGATELVETLMELPGQARHLASIISKGKLKLEVTVPELEMLLRRLDQISNRLSFSIVLLAFSIIMVGLIIGSSLNHQATVLWNVPAIEIGFVVALLMVAFLLYSIFKSGRF; this is translated from the coding sequence ATGGCGGTTCGTATAAAGCACGCCGGTCGTTACCGGGAAATTGCCATGGCGTTGGTGCGTCATGGCTTTGGCTATATGGTGGAGGAAATGGGCCTGTTCCAGCTATTATCGCTGCCCCGTAAGTGGCTGATGAGAGAAACGCCAGAGTCCAAAACGCTGGGCGAACGGATTCGGCTGGTGCTGGAGGATCTGGGGCCTGCGTTTATTAAGCTTGGACAGTTGGCAAGCACGCGCGCAGACCTGTTGCCAGAGCCGATTATCCGTGAGCTGGTCAAGCTTCAGGATCAGGTGCCGCCTTTTTCTGCTGAAACAGCACGCGGCATTTTGGAACAGGAGCTGGACACGTCATTGGAGGATATTATGATCCGTTTTGACGATGTTCCGCTGGCTGCTGCTTCCATTGGTCAGGTGCATCTGGGTAAGCTGCACAGCGGAGAACTGGTCGCCATTAAAATCCAACGCCCCGGCGTGAACCGCATCATTCGTCGGGATCTGGATATTTTGCGGGAGCTGACTGCAATAGCAGTCAAACGCTGGGAATGGGTGGGACGCTATCAGCTTAGCCAGATGGTGGAGGAGCTGGGCAGATCGCTCATTCAGGAACTGGATTACAACCATGAAGCCCGCAATACGGAGAAAATCTCGCTCCAGTTCGAGCAGGACCCGCATATCCAAATTCCGAAAATATATTGGGACCATACCTCTTCACGTGTGTTAACCATGGAGTTTTTGGATGGTACCCATCTGGGCAATCGCGAAGAGCTATTACGTCGTGGATATGATTTGAAAGATCTGGCGCAGCGGCTGGTAAACAGTATGCTGCATCAAATATTTATTGAAGGTTTTTTTCACGCCGATCCTCATCCGGGAAATTTGCTTGTCCTGAAAAATGGCAGTCTTGCTTATTTGGACTTCGGCATGACCGGACGGCTGAGCGAAGAGATGAAGAATCATCTGGCCTCGCTCATTATTGCGCTGATGCGCAAAAATACCGATGCCATGGTTCGGGCAATCGAACGGCTGGGGCTGGTTGAGCCAGATACCGATATGAACGCGCTGCGTGCCGATCTGGATAAGATGCGCGAAGATTACTCGGACGTTCCGTTCTCACAGGTCAGCATCGGGGATGCCCTGAACGACCTGTTCGGCGCAGCACAGCGGCACCGGATCGGACTGCCTTCAGATGTCTTGCTGCTCGGCAAGTCGCTGCTGACGCTGGAAGGGGTCATTGAGCATCTCGACCCTGATCTTAGCATTCTTGCGCTGGCGGAGCCTTTTGGCAACAAGCTGTTAAAGGAGCGCTTTAGCGGCCGTCGTATCCGGGGCAAGCTGCTGGGCGGTGCGACCGAACTGGTGGAGACGCTGATGGAGCTCCCAGGGCAGGCAAGGCATCTGGCTTCGATTATCAGCAAAGGCAAGCTCAAGCTGGAGGTCACCGTGCCGGAGCTGGAAATGCTCTTGCGCAGGCTGGACCAAATCAGTAATCGCCTGTCGTTCAGCATCGTACTGCTGGCGTTCAGCATTATTATGGTCGGCCTGATTATTGGTTCATCGCTGAATCATCAGGCGACTGTGCTGTGGAATGTGCCTGCGATTGAGATTGGCTTTGTCGTCGCTCTCTTAATGGTTGCCTTTTTACTGTATTCTATTTTTAAATCGGGAAGATTTTAG
- a CDS encoding phasin family protein → MSDLFKKAISLGWGLTIVSKEKVEKAVEDLVNRGELAPSESKALVDRLIERGAEEQGQFKTVIREQVSRILQELDVPTENDVASLEQRVASLEKQVAELEKEKAALTGSSDAEEGNQLD, encoded by the coding sequence ATGAGCGATTTGTTCAAAAAAGCCATCTCATTGGGATGGGGCCTCACCATTGTCAGCAAAGAAAAGGTGGAAAAAGCCGTCGAGGATCTTGTAAACCGGGGAGAACTTGCACCATCGGAATCCAAAGCGCTGGTTGATCGTCTGATCGAACGAGGCGCAGAGGAACAGGGACAATTCAAAACGGTGATCCGCGAGCAGGTCAGCCGCATTTTGCAGGAGCTGGACGTACCTACTGAAAATGATGTCGCAAGTTTGGAGCAACGTGTGGCATCCCTGGAAAAACAGGTAGCGGAGCTGGAAAAAGAAAAGGCGGCGCTTACGGGTTCGAGCGATGCTGAAGAAGGGAACCAACTGGATTAA
- a CDS encoding ThuA domain-containing protein, with protein sequence MERRKALLLGDYTYPEFHPLQGVDGEISHILQDWMTVQCSENRKMLLKENLASFDLCISYCDSRKEVLSPQQTAGLLSYVSGGGGLLVLHNGITLQGRYEIAQLMGARFLRHPAAGQLSFKVTEPDHPIMEGIEPFEIEEEPYRFDFDPFTEKTLLMEYEHEGQWWPAAWSLSYGLGRVVYLMPGHNQPSFQHEGYRKLILQAAKWAGRLPG encoded by the coding sequence ATGGAAAGAAGAAAAGCATTGTTGTTAGGAGATTATACGTATCCGGAGTTTCACCCGCTACAAGGGGTGGACGGAGAGATTAGCCATATTTTACAGGATTGGATGACGGTACAATGCAGCGAAAATCGTAAAATGCTGCTCAAGGAAAACCTGGCCTCTTTTGATTTGTGCATCTCTTACTGCGATAGCCGCAAGGAGGTTCTGTCTCCCCAACAAACAGCAGGGTTGCTGTCCTACGTCAGTGGCGGGGGTGGGCTGCTCGTGCTGCATAACGGAATTACGTTGCAAGGCCGATATGAAATTGCACAGCTCATGGGGGCGCGTTTTTTGCGGCATCCTGCTGCGGGTCAGTTGTCCTTCAAGGTGACGGAGCCGGACCACCCGATTATGGAGGGGATTGAACCGTTTGAGATTGAGGAGGAGCCGTATCGGTTTGATTTTGATCCGTTTACTGAAAAAACACTGTTGATGGAATACGAACACGAGGGCCAATGGTGGCCAGCAGCGTGGTCGTTGTCCTATGGCTTGGGCCGGGTTGTCTACTTGATGCCTGGACACAATCAGCCAAGCTTCCAGCATGAAGGGTATCGAAAGTTGATTCTTCAGGCTGCCAAGTGGGCCGGACGCTTGCCAGGCTAG
- a CDS encoding AbrB/MazE/SpoVT family DNA-binding domain-containing protein yields MKRTGMTRPLDSLGRIVLPKELRMTMEIDIGDPLEFFIEDQTLMLRKYKSTNCIFCGAVDTNTYFKDQFICDECAAAMKTEDLLPVTVAETNLAPIKQNMHMKKIYQRTDVILEKMRELMEEHPASSQKQLASMLGVSQGRISQLKKLM; encoded by the coding sequence ATGAAGAGGACTGGAATGACCCGGCCTTTGGACAGCTTGGGACGAATTGTGCTTCCTAAAGAGTTGCGCATGACGATGGAGATTGACATCGGCGATCCATTAGAGTTTTTTATCGAAGACCAGACACTCATGCTCCGTAAGTACAAATCAACCAATTGCATATTTTGCGGTGCGGTCGATACAAACACTTATTTTAAAGACCAGTTTATATGCGACGAATGTGCAGCAGCGATGAAAACGGAAGATTTGCTTCCGGTCACGGTGGCAGAAACCAATTTGGCCCCAATCAAGCAAAATATGCATATGAAAAAGATTTATCAGCGTACAGATGTTATTCTGGAAAAAATGCGAGAGCTTATGGAAGAGCATCCAGCATCCTCACAAAAACAACTTGCTTCTATGCTAGGCGTGAGTCAGGGAAGGATTTCCCAGTTGAAGAAGCTCATGTGA
- a CDS encoding cobyrinate a,c-diamide synthase produces the protein MTDRNKQDVQTDQAAGARRSRIVVAGTGSGAGKTTVTLGLMKAFADSGLRVQGFKCGPDYIDPTYHTAATGTPSRNLDSWMTSPDTVRETFIRASEGADISVIEGVMGLYDGKDPLSNTGSTAEIAMLTDSPVLLVVDVRSMARSAAAIVLGFQRLEPKLRIAGVIVNRCGSQGHYGIVKKAIEQECGLPVLGWLQRDDGLDIPERHLGLVPAVERGELEPLFQRAAELIRTGTDLAALRALADSAPPLSLPAQQLFASDRLSSETQADIGERPIIAVARDAAFNFYYPENLDLLRQSGAVLSFFSPLAGERVPEQASGLYLGGGFPEEFAADIAANTGFLEDIRNAVSRDMPVFAECGGYMVLARTLTDRSGTVHVMAGVIPSDVRMQEKRAALGYREATALQDCLLLEAGENIRGHEFHYSVMAYDESVCPYPYAYQTKGMRGLQSEGYAKGNLLAAYTHIHLASLPKAAARWVEKCRAYGQ, from the coding sequence ATGACTGACCGCAATAAGCAGGATGTGCAGACGGATCAAGCCGCTGGCGCGCGGAGAAGCCGTATCGTCGTGGCTGGAACAGGCAGCGGCGCGGGCAAGACGACCGTTACCCTTGGGCTGATGAAAGCTTTTGCCGATAGCGGCCTGCGGGTGCAGGGCTTTAAGTGCGGGCCGGATTATATTGATCCGACCTATCATACCGCCGCGACCGGAACGCCTTCGCGTAATCTCGACTCATGGATGACCTCGCCGGACACGGTGCGTGAAACCTTTATCCGCGCCTCCGAGGGTGCGGATATTTCCGTGATCGAAGGCGTCATGGGGCTGTATGACGGCAAGGACCCGCTCAGCAACACCGGGTCCACCGCCGAAATCGCCATGCTGACGGATAGCCCTGTGCTGCTGGTCGTTGACGTACGCAGTATGGCACGAAGCGCAGCCGCTATTGTACTTGGCTTCCAGCGTCTGGAGCCGAAGCTGCGCATTGCGGGTGTGATCGTGAACCGCTGCGGAAGCCAAGGGCATTACGGCATCGTCAAAAAGGCAATCGAGCAGGAGTGTGGTCTCCCCGTGCTTGGCTGGCTCCAACGCGACGATGGGCTGGACATCCCCGAGCGTCATCTGGGCTTGGTCCCGGCTGTCGAGCGCGGCGAGCTGGAGCCGCTTTTTCAACGGGCAGCAGAGCTAATCCGCACAGGCACGGATTTGGCCGCGCTGCGGGCACTGGCGGACTCGGCTCCGCCGTTGTCTTTGCCAGCGCAGCAGCTATTTGCCTCGGATCGGCTTTCGTCGGAGACACAAGCTGACATTGGAGAACGTCCGATCATTGCCGTTGCCAGAGATGCGGCGTTCAACTTTTACTACCCGGAAAATTTGGATTTGCTGCGTCAGTCGGGAGCGGTACTTTCCTTTTTCAGTCCGCTGGCGGGAGAACGTGTACCTGAGCAGGCAAGCGGCCTATACCTGGGCGGTGGTTTCCCTGAAGAGTTCGCTGCAGATATCGCTGCGAATACGGGCTTTTTGGAAGATATCCGCAACGCGGTGAGCCGGGATATGCCTGTATTCGCCGAATGTGGTGGTTACATGGTACTGGCGCGCACGCTTACAGATCGTTCCGGTACCGTACATGTCATGGCGGGGGTAATACCGTCCGATGTGCGAATGCAGGAAAAGCGGGCCGCGCTCGGATATCGGGAAGCAACTGCATTACAGGATTGTTTGCTGCTGGAAGCCGGTGAGAACATTCGGGGACATGAGTTTCATTATTCCGTGATGGCCTATGATGAATCGGTCTGCCCGTACCCTTATGCCTATCAAACCAAGGGGATGCGCGGGCTCCAGAGCGAAGGCTATGCGAAGGGTAACCTGTTGGCAGCCTACACGCATATTCACCTTGCCTCTCTTCCCAAGGCGGCAGCACGCTGGGTGGAAAAGTGTAGGGCATACGGTCAGTAA
- a CDS encoding cobalamin biosynthesis protein has translation MSNPFAAVAITKHGVEMVRNLGASFPGTDVYYMSKFERGDEQERGIQLFEGSVKLILPDLFKQYNGIILFISLGAVVRMIAPILVDKKVDPAVVVIDDRGEHVISVLSGHLGGANELTRHVASVLGARPVITTASDVQGTIPVDMFGRELGWVVDSFDKATPVSAAVVNEEPVALVQETGERNWWRYDKPVPAHIKVYGSMAEASQEPFNAALVVSDRLLETEEEERFLANGVLYRPKSLVLGIGCNRGTAVEELEAGVLDTLNELRLSVKSVRNIATIDLKKDEEGLLALCAKYGWELVTYTPSELNTVKLPDPSETVFKYTGAYGVSEPSALLSSGADHWLLEKKKSGNMTISVARVSYD, from the coding sequence GTGAGTAATCCATTTGCCGCTGTGGCGATCACGAAGCACGGAGTAGAGATGGTTCGTAATTTAGGAGCCAGCTTTCCGGGAACGGATGTGTATTACATGTCCAAGTTTGAGCGCGGCGACGAGCAGGAGCGCGGCATTCAATTGTTTGAAGGCTCGGTTAAGCTGATTTTGCCGGATTTATTTAAGCAATATAACGGTATTATTTTATTTATTTCCCTCGGTGCGGTCGTCCGTATGATTGCGCCGATTTTGGTGGATAAAAAGGTAGACCCGGCGGTGGTTGTGATTGATGATCGTGGGGAGCATGTCATTAGCGTACTGTCGGGGCATTTGGGCGGTGCCAATGAACTGACCCGTCATGTGGCTTCTGTACTCGGCGCACGCCCGGTAATTACGACTGCATCGGATGTGCAGGGCACGATTCCGGTGGACATGTTCGGTCGGGAATTGGGTTGGGTGGTCGACAGCTTCGACAAGGCAACTCCGGTGAGTGCGGCTGTTGTGAATGAGGAGCCTGTGGCGCTCGTGCAAGAGACAGGCGAACGGAACTGGTGGCGTTATGACAAGCCTGTGCCTGCCCATATCAAGGTATATGGTTCGATGGCAGAAGCTTCACAAGAGCCGTTCAATGCCGCATTGGTCGTTAGCGACCGTCTGCTGGAGACTGAGGAAGAGGAACGGTTTCTGGCTAATGGCGTGCTGTATCGTCCGAAAAGTCTGGTGCTCGGCATCGGCTGTAATCGGGGGACTGCTGTGGAGGAGCTGGAGGCTGGCGTGCTGGACACCTTGAATGAGCTTCGCTTGTCTGTGAAAAGCGTCCGCAATATTGCGACCATTGATCTGAAAAAGGATGAAGAGGGCTTGCTTGCCCTTTGCGCCAAATACGGCTGGGAGCTGGTGACGTACACGCCATCAGAGCTAAACACTGTGAAGCTTCCCGATCCATCGGAAACGGTCTTCAAGTACACAGGAGCGTATGGCGTTAGTGAGCCTTCAGCTCTCTTGTCTTCCGGTGCAGATCATTGGCTGCTGGAGAAGAAGAAAAGCGGTAACATGACCATTTCCGTAGCACGGGTATCTTATGACTGA